A single Echinimonas agarilytica DNA region contains:
- a CDS encoding efflux RND transporter periplasmic adaptor subunit, which yields MKRFYMILAVALAILASWFFFSDSNATSKGDTNQYKTEVVSKGNILNSVSATGTLAAVDDVILGAQLSGQITKVYVDFNDIVSAGQLLAQIDPSTFAAKVAQAEAQVAKTKADISLQKIAIERSEVTLGKSERDLRRAKKLAITNNISEDELDAFQTQLDQAKLDVQQAHAQLEVLHANLAANEASMQQSQIDLSRTEIRAPIDGFVIDRTIEAGQTVASSLNTPELFTLAKDLSQMEIEAYIDESDIGQLEQGQRVSFTVDAFPDRKFNGAIKQIRRAPQNTSGVVSYTVIVSANNRSGALLPGMTANLDISIDAVQDVQRVSNAALRLASRTQDKSQQTQRRGPMGQLSELNLTEQQKLQLKEQMPERSQALGRGASEQQRKRMQQVINDVLTDAQKEQYLALKSGKIKTSQVLVLRNGEQQRLTISTGITDGQYTQVLKPSLEGEHVITQMKAGSK from the coding sequence ATGAAACGTTTTTACATGATTCTTGCCGTTGCGCTAGCTATTTTAGCCAGCTGGTTTTTCTTCTCCGACAGCAATGCAACATCGAAGGGAGACACCAACCAATACAAAACAGAAGTGGTCAGTAAAGGTAATATTCTCAATTCTGTGAGCGCAACGGGCACCCTTGCCGCAGTTGATGATGTGATTTTAGGAGCCCAGTTGTCGGGGCAAATTACAAAGGTTTACGTGGATTTCAACGACATTGTTAGTGCAGGCCAACTGTTGGCGCAAATTGATCCCAGCACCTTTGCTGCAAAAGTCGCTCAGGCTGAAGCGCAAGTGGCTAAAACGAAGGCTGATATTAGTTTACAGAAAATCGCGATTGAGCGCTCTGAGGTTACTTTGGGTAAATCGGAACGTGATTTACGGCGCGCAAAAAAGTTAGCGATCACCAATAACATTTCAGAAGATGAGTTAGATGCATTTCAAACACAGCTCGATCAGGCCAAGCTTGATGTGCAACAAGCTCATGCTCAACTTGAGGTTTTGCACGCTAACTTGGCAGCCAACGAAGCGAGCATGCAACAAAGCCAAATTGACCTGAGCCGAACTGAAATTCGAGCACCTATTGATGGTTTTGTGATTGACCGAACCATTGAAGCAGGACAAACCGTGGCGTCTAGCTTAAACACTCCAGAGCTATTTACGCTGGCTAAAGATTTGTCACAAATGGAAATTGAAGCGTATATCGACGAGTCAGACATTGGCCAATTGGAACAAGGGCAGCGTGTGAGTTTTACCGTAGATGCCTTTCCAGATCGAAAATTTAATGGTGCGATTAAACAAATTCGTCGGGCTCCGCAAAACACTTCAGGGGTTGTGAGCTACACCGTTATTGTGTCGGCCAATAATCGTTCGGGAGCATTACTGCCGGGCATGACAGCCAATTTAGATATTTCTATTGATGCGGTACAAGACGTACAACGCGTCTCAAATGCAGCGTTGCGACTGGCGAGCCGAACCCAAGACAAATCGCAGCAAACCCAGCGCCGAGGTCCAATGGGGCAATTGTCTGAGCTGAATCTGACAGAACAGCAAAAGCTGCAACTTAAAGAGCAAATGCCAGAGCGCTCTCAAGCACTTGGGCGCGGTGCATCGGAGCAGCAACGAAAACGCATGCAACAAGTGATTAATGATGTGTTGACTGACGCGCAGAAAGAACAATATTTGGCACTCAAATCCGGAAAAATAAAAACCTCGCAAGTATTGGTGCTCCGTAATGGTGAGCAGCAGCGCCTGACAATTTCTACCGGCATTACCGACGGGCAATATACTCAAGTGCTTAAACCCAGCTTAGAAGGCGAACATGTGATTACTCAAATGAAAGCAGGTTCGAAATGA
- a CDS encoding efflux RND transporter periplasmic adaptor subunit has protein sequence MKNALKNNAKSVAITLASVGLIFAVMSYNGAQIAQAEQEKPMRKAKPQTELSLPQVAVQLVQPASYQAQVVGYGETKPRFELAYTSEVSGRVEWLSESFEAGKTIQQGDLLATLDATTYEQAVTAAKYDLANAKQELLEEQREGEQARSEWQRSGLTGEPSSPLVLREPQLASAQAKLENAQKALEKAKNDLEKTQIIAPFDGVVIARDIQPGSYLNVGSNVATLYSIDRIEIEIPLSDSQWANLPKHNTSSEMNWTATITNSTGSHSWNATIERSFQYVAQETRQRSVVLVIDNPLEQTEPLFPGTFVKATIQGTEVNNLWQLPASALSQQGEIWTVDAQGLLANKAATKVFERQGHIYIKPTEPSDNVQVVKRPLSNFKTGMMVKPKLAQASTDIAWVTANNESGED, from the coding sequence ATGAAAAACGCACTCAAAAACAATGCAAAAAGCGTTGCCATCACACTGGCTTCGGTCGGTTTAATTTTTGCTGTTATGAGTTACAACGGGGCTCAAATTGCCCAAGCTGAACAAGAAAAACCAATGCGAAAAGCGAAGCCACAAACCGAGCTGTCGCTACCTCAAGTGGCAGTTCAGTTAGTTCAACCCGCCAGCTACCAAGCTCAAGTTGTGGGTTATGGCGAAACGAAGCCACGCTTCGAATTGGCTTATACCAGTGAGGTCAGTGGCCGTGTTGAATGGCTTTCAGAATCGTTTGAAGCGGGTAAAACTATTCAGCAAGGAGACCTGTTAGCAACGCTTGATGCAACCACATATGAACAAGCCGTAACCGCTGCAAAGTATGACCTTGCCAATGCAAAGCAAGAGCTACTTGAAGAGCAGCGTGAAGGTGAGCAAGCTCGCTCAGAATGGCAACGTTCTGGCCTAACGGGCGAGCCGAGTTCTCCTTTGGTTTTGCGTGAACCGCAGCTCGCCAGTGCGCAAGCCAAGCTTGAAAATGCGCAAAAAGCTTTGGAAAAAGCAAAAAACGACCTCGAAAAGACACAAATTATCGCCCCATTTGATGGCGTTGTTATCGCTCGTGACATTCAGCCGGGCAGCTACCTCAACGTAGGTTCCAATGTGGCGACACTTTACAGTATCGACCGTATTGAAATTGAAATTCCCCTGTCTGATTCGCAGTGGGCAAACTTACCCAAGCACAATACATCTTCGGAAATGAATTGGACGGCAACCATTACCAATAGCACCGGCTCGCACTCTTGGAACGCGACCATTGAACGCAGTTTTCAGTATGTTGCTCAAGAAACTCGTCAACGCTCTGTTGTATTAGTAATTGATAATCCCCTCGAACAAACAGAGCCACTATTCCCAGGTACTTTTGTGAAAGCGACGATCCAAGGCACTGAAGTGAATAATTTGTGGCAACTTCCTGCATCAGCATTATCTCAGCAAGGCGAGATCTGGACGGTCGATGCACAAGGTCTGTTAGCTAACAAGGCCGCAACCAAAGTCTTTGAGCGTCAAGGCCATATCTATATCAAGCCAACCGAACCTTCAGACAATGTGCAGGTGGTCAAACGTCCACTGAGTAACTTTAAGACCGGCATGATGGTTAAGCCTAAACTGGCACAAGCATCAACAGATATTGCATGGGTTACTGCGAATAATGAATCTGGAGAAGACTAA
- a CDS encoding DeoR/GlpR family DNA-binding transcription regulator — protein MSKRNTQQRRHQIVSQLLEEGEVSVDQLAQRFSASEVTIRKDLTALEKSGQLLRRYGGAVPMPQDLVSDSNEIGSEDTSTCKLAIAKAAAERIRDHNRIIIDSGSTTGALLPALNQKHGLVVMTNSIKVANALLELENEPTLLMTGGTWDPHSEAFQGQVAEQVLRSYDFDQLFIGADGVDLARGTTTFNELIGLSRQMAELAREVVVMIESDKIGRRIPNMELGWDSIDTLITDANLSPEAKAAIERQGVTVIAAPLSESTNKF, from the coding sequence ATGTCGAAACGAAACACACAACAACGCCGCCATCAGATTGTCAGCCAACTCCTTGAAGAAGGTGAAGTAAGTGTTGATCAACTGGCTCAGCGTTTTTCTGCGTCAGAAGTTACAATTCGTAAGGATCTCACTGCTCTAGAAAAAAGTGGACAATTGCTTCGTCGCTATGGCGGCGCAGTGCCAATGCCGCAAGATTTAGTCAGTGATTCAAATGAAATCGGCAGTGAAGATACTTCAACGTGCAAGCTAGCCATTGCCAAAGCAGCAGCTGAACGCATTCGCGATCACAATCGAATCATTATCGACAGCGGCAGCACCACAGGCGCATTACTTCCTGCATTGAATCAAAAACATGGCCTTGTGGTCATGACCAACTCGATTAAAGTAGCGAATGCACTTCTCGAATTAGAGAACGAACCCACCCTTTTAATGACAGGTGGTACTTGGGACCCACATTCAGAAGCGTTTCAAGGACAGGTTGCAGAGCAGGTGCTACGCTCTTACGACTTTGACCAACTATTCATAGGAGCCGATGGGGTTGACTTAGCCCGCGGTACCACCACATTTAATGAACTCATAGGCTTGAGTCGCCAAATGGCAGAACTCGCCCGAGAAGTTGTGGTGATGATTGAATCAGACAAAATTGGACGCCGAATTCCAAACATGGAATTGGGCTGGGACAGCATCGATACACTCATTACCGATGCCAACTTATCGCCAGAGGCGAAAGCAGCGATTGAACGCCAAGGCGTCACCGTGATCGCCGCGCCTTTAAGCGAATCAACAAACAAGTTTTAA
- a CDS encoding ABC transporter ATP-binding protein, protein MTAAVQCINLSHSFPMAGEHFQVLKNIDLTIEQGEMVAIMGPSGSGKSTLMNQIGCLMTPEQGEVKILGQSTLGMGKDALATLRRDRIGFVFQQFNLLSRTSALDNVKMPLMYADSPVKNAHQLGVQCLESVGLGDRLSNHPSQLSGGQQQRVAIARALIHQPNIILADEPTGALDSHTSGDIMKLFRELNKQGKTVVLVTHEDEVAAYADRIVMVRDGELQPSSPAQNAVSEGQ, encoded by the coding sequence ATGACAGCAGCCGTTCAATGCATCAATTTAAGTCATAGCTTTCCGATGGCGGGGGAGCACTTTCAAGTGCTCAAAAATATTGACTTAACCATAGAACAGGGCGAAATGGTGGCTATTATGGGGCCATCGGGCTCAGGTAAATCAACCTTAATGAACCAAATTGGTTGTTTGATGACGCCCGAACAAGGTGAAGTGAAAATCTTAGGACAATCTACTTTAGGCATGGGCAAAGACGCACTCGCCACCTTACGTCGCGATCGTATTGGTTTTGTTTTTCAACAGTTTAATTTGCTGTCTCGTACATCGGCTTTAGACAATGTGAAAATGCCGTTGATGTATGCCGACAGCCCGGTGAAGAATGCGCACCAGCTGGGCGTACAATGTTTAGAGTCTGTGGGCTTGGGTGATCGCTTGTCGAACCACCCCAGTCAATTATCAGGTGGTCAGCAACAGCGGGTCGCCATTGCCCGAGCACTGATCCATCAACCGAATATTATATTGGCCGACGAACCCACCGGTGCACTCGATAGCCATACCAGTGGCGACATTATGAAACTGTTCCGAGAACTCAATAAGCAAGGAAAAACCGTCGTATTAGTCACGCACGAAGATGAAGTTGCCGCCTATGCTGACCGAATTGTGATGGTGCGAGATGGTGAACTGCAACCTAGCTCGCCTGCGCAAAATGCTGTAAGCGAGGGGCAATAA
- the glmS gene encoding glutamine--fructose-6-phosphate transaminase (isomerizing) gives MCGIVGAVAQRDVAEILVEGLKRLEYRGYDSAGVAMLDANGKLQRVRRLGKVKELDDAVKSSGTNGPIGIAHTRWATHGEPSEVNAHPHISTRSIAVVHNGIIENHNALREKLQGLGYTFASQTDTEVIVHLVHHELKTANSLREAVQSAATQLEGAYGTVVLDQNDPTRLVVARSGSPLVIGYGLGEMFLASDQLALLPVTRRFSYLEEGDVAELTRKGVEIFDESGQPVTREVIESDVEHNAGGKGGFRHFMEKEIFEQPLALQQTLDQRISSTGVNLDAFGENGAELLSNVEHVQICACGTSYNSGMVARYWLESIAGVTCNVEIASEFRYRKSVVRPNSLFVTLSQSGETADTLAALRLAKEMGYMSSLAVCNVPGSSLVRESDLAFMTKAGVEIGVASSKAFTTQLVALLLLTLGIGRLQGRISAEREAEVIHELKAVPAKVEQLLNQSTAIEALAADFADKQHALFLGRGDQYPIAMEGALKLKEISYIHAEAYAAGELKHGPLALIDSEMPVIVVAPNNELLEKLHSNVEEVRARGGLMYVFADKDAQFASDETMQVLDVPHCDDLVAPILYTVPLQLLSYHVALIKGTDVDQPRNLAKAVTVE, from the coding sequence ATGTGTGGAATCGTCGGAGCAGTAGCTCAACGTGATGTGGCCGAAATTTTGGTCGAAGGTCTAAAGCGTTTAGAATACCGCGGCTATGATTCAGCAGGGGTTGCCATGCTCGATGCAAACGGTAAACTCCAGCGCGTTCGCCGATTAGGCAAAGTGAAAGAGCTTGACGATGCAGTAAAAAGTTCTGGCACCAATGGCCCTATTGGTATTGCTCACACTCGCTGGGCCACGCATGGTGAGCCAAGTGAAGTAAACGCACACCCACACATTTCAACCCGCTCTATTGCAGTGGTTCACAACGGCATTATCGAAAACCACAATGCACTCCGTGAAAAACTACAAGGCTTGGGTTACACCTTTGCTTCGCAAACAGACACTGAAGTGATCGTACATTTAGTGCATCACGAACTCAAAACAGCCAACAGCCTGCGCGAAGCCGTTCAAAGCGCAGCGACCCAGCTAGAAGGCGCATATGGCACAGTAGTGCTCGACCAGAACGACCCAACACGTTTAGTCGTTGCCCGTTCAGGCAGTCCACTCGTCATTGGTTATGGCTTGGGCGAAATGTTCCTAGCGTCTGATCAACTCGCTCTGTTGCCTGTTACGCGCCGTTTCAGCTACCTCGAAGAAGGCGACGTGGCCGAACTGACCCGCAAGGGTGTAGAAATATTCGACGAGTCGGGCCAGCCTGTCACGCGTGAGGTCATTGAATCAGACGTAGAACATAACGCCGGTGGTAAAGGTGGTTTCCGCCACTTCATGGAAAAAGAGATTTTTGAACAACCTTTAGCATTACAGCAAACCCTAGACCAACGTATTTCATCAACCGGTGTAAATTTAGACGCATTCGGTGAAAACGGTGCCGAGCTACTGTCTAACGTTGAACATGTACAAATTTGCGCCTGTGGCACAAGCTATAACTCAGGCATGGTCGCGCGCTACTGGCTTGAATCCATTGCCGGCGTCACATGTAACGTAGAAATTGCATCAGAGTTTCGCTATCGCAAATCCGTGGTTCGCCCAAATAGCTTGTTCGTCACCTTATCTCAGTCGGGTGAAACAGCCGATACCTTAGCTGCGCTACGCTTGGCAAAAGAGATGGGCTACATGTCTAGCTTGGCAGTATGTAACGTACCCGGCTCATCACTGGTACGTGAATCAGATTTGGCATTCATGACCAAAGCGGGCGTAGAAATTGGCGTTGCATCATCCAAAGCATTTACTACCCAGCTCGTGGCATTGTTGCTGCTAACCTTGGGCATTGGCCGTTTACAAGGCCGTATTAGTGCTGAGCGTGAAGCTGAAGTCATTCATGAACTCAAAGCCGTACCGGCAAAAGTAGAGCAATTGTTGAACCAGTCCACAGCCATCGAAGCTCTTGCTGCCGACTTTGCCGACAAACAACACGCATTGTTCTTAGGCCGTGGCGATCAGTACCCTATCGCAATGGAAGGTGCTCTGAAACTCAAAGAGATTTCATACATTCATGCCGAAGCCTACGCCGCTGGCGAACTCAAGCATGGCCCACTGGCTTTGATTGATTCAGAAATGCCAGTCATCGTAGTTGCCCCTAACAATGAACTGTTAGAGAAACTGCATTCAAACGTGGAAGAAGTTCGCGCTCGTGGCGGATTAATGTACGTGTTTGCCGATAAAGACGCACAATTTGCCAGCGATGAGACCATGCAAGTGCTCGATGTACCGCATTGTGACGACCTCGTCGCTCCTATTTTGTACACGGTACCGCTACAACTCTTGTCGTACCACGTTGCGCTCATCAAAGGCACGGATGTTGACCAACCCCGTAACTTGGCAAAAGCAGTGACGGTTGAATAG
- a CDS encoding TolC family protein, whose translation MTFRYSIIAVMMTTLLGCASTSDSDFATQASNSQIQSIELLVEKYQQSTPDSSDLEPNQITDLVNVPELDEYLSTAFTHSPSLQQSILALKIAYAQEGIRFADQLPTVNAGLSRQYAEDSEDHYNADLTVSWELDLWQRLADITAASGKDIAATQANLQNAQALLAANVMRGWLEISVNQQLLKIEQRRLDILSNNETLVLERYRVGLGTLEELDNAKTSTASSRATLAQYQENLAQSQRSLVLLTGEWNSEASAITVAERFPQIINPLDSMSVQDLSGRPDLQQAFFNIEAEGLRTDAAYKAMLPSFSLSASLQDMAETPSQALFSNPLWSALGSISAPLFQGGKLKANAEIAELTTEQAYWTYQETLLNAVNEVENAIGQESALAKQQHHLNDALSSAQRSVVSYEEKYRQGLVDIFDLLTVQQQAYDVEALLTNTTYLRLLNRIDLGLALGLGTTGLGEKA comes from the coding sequence ATGACGTTTAGGTATTCAATCATCGCTGTGATGATGACAACGCTGCTCGGCTGCGCATCAACAAGTGATTCCGACTTTGCAACTCAGGCAAGCAACAGCCAAATTCAATCGATTGAATTGTTGGTGGAAAAGTACCAGCAATCCACACCGGATAGCTCTGATTTGGAGCCTAATCAGATCACTGATCTCGTGAATGTACCCGAGCTAGATGAATACTTAAGCACAGCGTTTACCCACAGCCCAAGCCTGCAACAAAGTATTCTTGCTCTCAAAATAGCGTACGCGCAAGAAGGCATTCGTTTTGCTGATCAATTACCAACCGTGAATGCTGGCTTATCGAGGCAATATGCCGAAGATAGTGAGGATCATTACAATGCTGATCTAACCGTGAGTTGGGAGTTAGATTTATGGCAACGTTTGGCAGATATCACAGCGGCTTCCGGTAAAGACATTGCTGCGACCCAAGCAAATTTGCAAAACGCTCAGGCGCTTCTTGCTGCAAATGTGATGCGTGGTTGGTTGGAAATCAGTGTCAACCAACAGTTGCTGAAAATTGAACAGCGCCGCTTAGACATTCTAAGTAACAATGAAACCTTAGTGCTTGAGCGATACCGCGTTGGGCTGGGCACATTGGAGGAGCTGGACAATGCCAAAACCAGCACAGCGTCATCTCGTGCAACGTTGGCGCAATACCAGGAGAATCTAGCACAAAGCCAGCGTTCGCTGGTATTACTCACAGGCGAATGGAATTCAGAGGCATCAGCGATCACGGTTGCAGAGCGCTTCCCTCAAATTATAAACCCATTGGATTCGATGTCAGTGCAAGACCTGTCCGGTCGTCCTGATTTACAGCAAGCCTTTTTCAATATTGAAGCAGAGGGTCTAAGAACCGATGCAGCTTACAAAGCAATGCTGCCATCATTTAGCTTATCTGCAAGTTTGCAAGATATGGCTGAAACGCCAAGTCAGGCGCTGTTTAGCAACCCATTGTGGAGTGCGCTTGGTTCCATCTCTGCCCCACTCTTTCAAGGCGGAAAGTTAAAAGCGAATGCCGAAATAGCCGAGCTAACAACGGAGCAAGCCTATTGGACGTATCAAGAAACCTTGCTGAATGCTGTGAATGAAGTTGAAAACGCCATCGGCCAAGAAAGCGCGTTAGCAAAACAACAACACCACCTCAATGACGCTTTAAGCAGCGCTCAACGAAGCGTGGTGAGTTACGAAGAGAAATACCGTCAGGGGTTGGTCGATATCTTCGATTTGCTGACCGTTCAACAGCAAGCCTACGATGTTGAAGCCCTGCTTACGAATACCACTTATCTACGATTACTCAACCGCATTGATTTAGGCCTTGCACTTGGCTTAGGTACTACAGGCCTTGGAGAAAAAGCATGA
- a CDS encoding efflux RND transporter permease subunit, translating into MSGNLVDKDTSNDGSDSSHLEQPYPKGVIAWFAQNSVAANLLMIGVILLGLLSVNNLRKEAFPSLEPDIVTVSVTYDSGDPIQAEEGIAIKIEEALETVSGIKHITSTSDSTGSHVSIEKETNYELDVLLDDVKTKVDAINNLPVEADNPVIDKARRQEHALWIQLYGDTDRGTLQDLAEQLKSDLLAQSEIRDLDIKAKIDPMISVEVDESKLQAYNLTLTDVSNVINAESSTSIATSLRNGEKTVRLKVSEQAYEVEDFRTIPVLTTANGSQIQLGDIATITDGFEEDIFSLSRYNQQSSMGIQIVMDEYSDVIGIVNQAKQVIDAWQASNLLPDNVEIESWYDKSTLIKERLSLLIKNAMTGIALVFIVLALFLNVRVAFWVAASLPFVFCGTLYFMTDSFMGLTINEMTTFGFIMALGIVVDDAVVIGESVYTTRREQGDSIKSTIIGTHKVAAPTIFGVLTTVVAFVSIAMVDGKMGQIYAQFASVVAICLMLSLVESKLILPSHLAHVNTQRSEKKGIWNRIQQGADNGLEWLNHKVYKRAIQQALNFRYAVVLGFVALFILVVGMPFTGAVRVAFFPAITGDTVTADIRMYNDSGFGQTHTNLLALEQNAIEVDQQLRAEHGGDKSAIDSVQVIASEDKAGSVTIELDEEASYTSNDFAKLWLANSSHMEGVKKLKVLSMKEMVDAFKVELKASDEMLLTEAANKFKTQLQEVAGVSGIDDNLDLGEPQYRFELTDQGRALGMDTAALAQQALQSFGGDIVQRFQRGKDEVKVRVRYPEEARQTLADIKASNVRTADGTVVPLTTVAAVHSGYQQSEITRIDNQRAIYITASLDQDIIASNELVAQLQNSIVKELKLNYPTVSIDFAGEAEQQKESTDSMQSTFILALIAIFALLAVPLKSYVQPLIIMVAIPFGIVGAILGHWLNDLTLSILSLNGILALSGVVVNDSLLLVSRFNELVKDKNLSINEAIEKACTARMRAVLLTSVTTFAGLAPILSETSMQAQFLIPAAAALGYGILFATVITLLLTPSLLMIQNDVKQLISALKNRVLGQNTNLSY; encoded by the coding sequence ATGAGCGGTAATCTTGTAGATAAAGACACGAGCAACGACGGTTCAGATTCAAGTCATTTAGAGCAACCTTACCCAAAAGGCGTTATCGCTTGGTTTGCCCAAAATTCGGTTGCAGCAAACTTGCTGATGATTGGTGTGATCCTGTTGGGTTTACTGTCAGTCAATAATCTCCGTAAGGAAGCTTTTCCAAGCTTAGAACCAGACATTGTAACGGTCTCAGTCACATACGACAGTGGTGATCCGATTCAGGCCGAAGAAGGCATCGCAATCAAGATCGAAGAAGCGTTAGAAACGGTGTCGGGGATCAAACACATTACGTCAACCTCAGATTCCACAGGTAGCCATGTCTCTATCGAAAAAGAAACCAATTACGAGCTAGACGTATTGCTCGATGACGTAAAAACCAAGGTCGACGCAATCAACAACCTGCCTGTCGAAGCCGATAATCCAGTCATCGATAAAGCGCGCAGGCAAGAGCATGCATTGTGGATTCAACTCTATGGCGACACCGATCGCGGCACACTGCAAGATTTAGCAGAGCAGCTTAAATCAGACTTACTCGCCCAAAGTGAAATTCGTGATTTGGACATCAAAGCGAAGATAGATCCAATGATTTCAGTTGAAGTGGATGAGTCCAAGCTGCAAGCCTACAACTTAACGCTCACCGATGTATCAAATGTGATTAACGCGGAGTCATCAACCAGCATTGCAACCAGTTTGCGCAATGGAGAAAAGACCGTTCGCCTCAAAGTGAGCGAGCAAGCTTATGAGGTTGAAGACTTTAGAACGATTCCTGTCTTAACAACCGCAAACGGCAGCCAAATTCAGTTAGGTGATATTGCAACCATTACCGATGGTTTTGAAGAAGATATCTTCAGTTTATCTCGCTACAACCAACAAAGTTCGATGGGCATCCAGATTGTAATGGATGAATACAGCGACGTGATCGGCATTGTCAATCAGGCTAAGCAAGTGATTGATGCTTGGCAAGCGAGCAACCTTCTTCCTGACAACGTTGAGATTGAAAGCTGGTACGACAAAAGCACGCTAATTAAAGAGCGTTTGTCATTACTAATTAAGAATGCGATGACAGGTATTGCATTAGTCTTTATCGTTCTTGCGCTATTTCTTAATGTTCGAGTTGCGTTTTGGGTCGCGGCGAGTTTGCCCTTTGTATTCTGCGGCACGCTTTACTTCATGACCGATTCTTTTATGGGCTTAACCATTAATGAAATGACCACTTTTGGTTTTATCATGGCGTTGGGTATTGTTGTTGATGATGCCGTGGTCATTGGTGAAAGCGTGTACACCACTCGCCGAGAACAAGGAGACTCTATCAAGAGCACCATTATTGGTACGCACAAAGTTGCTGCACCTACGATCTTTGGTGTGCTTACCACTGTGGTCGCATTTGTATCGATAGCCATGGTTGACGGCAAAATGGGGCAAATTTACGCACAGTTCGCCTCTGTGGTTGCTATCTGCTTGATGCTGTCATTGGTTGAGTCAAAGCTGATCCTGCCTTCGCACCTTGCTCATGTCAATACTCAGCGTAGCGAAAAGAAAGGCATTTGGAATCGCATTCAACAAGGTGCCGATAACGGTCTTGAATGGCTTAATCACAAGGTTTATAAGCGTGCCATTCAACAAGCATTAAACTTCCGATATGCAGTGGTTTTAGGCTTTGTAGCATTGTTTATATTAGTGGTTGGCATGCCATTTACCGGAGCCGTTCGCGTTGCCTTTTTCCCAGCAATTACCGGTGATACTGTGACCGCTGATATTCGCATGTACAACGACAGCGGCTTTGGCCAAACCCACACAAACCTATTAGCTCTTGAACAAAATGCTATTGAGGTAGACCAGCAATTACGCGCCGAACATGGCGGTGATAAATCAGCAATTGACAGCGTTCAGGTGATTGCCAGTGAAGATAAAGCAGGCTCTGTCACGATTGAGCTTGACGAGGAAGCAAGCTATACCTCAAACGATTTTGCCAAACTTTGGCTGGCCAATTCATCTCATATGGAAGGCGTGAAAAAACTCAAAGTTCTTTCTATGAAGGAAATGGTAGACGCCTTTAAGGTCGAGTTGAAAGCCAGTGATGAAATGCTGCTGACAGAAGCCGCAAACAAGTTCAAAACCCAGCTTCAAGAGGTCGCCGGAGTAAGTGGTATTGACGACAATTTAGACCTAGGAGAACCACAATACCGGTTTGAGTTAACTGACCAAGGCCGTGCATTGGGCATGGATACCGCAGCTTTGGCACAGCAAGCGTTGCAATCATTTGGGGGCGATATTGTTCAGCGTTTCCAACGGGGCAAAGACGAAGTGAAAGTCCGTGTTCGTTATCCCGAAGAAGCCCGCCAAACTCTGGCAGATATTAAAGCATCGAATGTGCGCACGGCAGATGGCACAGTGGTTCCACTCACAACGGTAGCGGCTGTGCATTCGGGTTATCAACAATCAGAGATCACACGCATTGATAATCAACGAGCTATTTATATTACGGCGTCGTTGGACCAAGACATTATCGCCTCAAATGAGTTGGTCGCACAGCTACAAAACAGTATTGTTAAAGAATTGAAGTTGAATTATCCAACGGTGTCCATCGACTTTGCAGGCGAAGCTGAACAGCAAAAAGAGTCAACAGATTCGATGCAATCAACCTTCATTTTGGCACTGATCGCAATTTTCGCTCTGCTGGCCGTTCCTCTCAAATCATACGTGCAGCCACTGATTATCATGGTTGCAATCCCGTTCGGCATTGTCGGTGCAATCTTAGGCCACTGGTTGAATGATTTAACGCTGAGTATTTTATCGCTGAACGGAATTTTGGCATTAAGCGGTGTTGTGGTGAATGATAGCCTGCTATTGGTGTCACGCTTTAATGAACTGGTGAAAGACAAGAATTTGTCTATCAATGAAGCAATTGAGAAAGCATGTACCGCTCGTATGCGCGCTGTGTTACTCACCTCAGTGACAACTTTTGCGGGTCTTGCTCCTATCTTGAGTGAAACTTCAATGCAGGCACAGTTCTTAATTCCCGCAGCGGCGGCTCTGGGTTACGGGATTTTGTTTGCAACCGTCATCACTTTGCTACTTACACCGTCACTGTTAATGATTCAAAATGATGTAAAACAGCTCATTAGCGCACTAAAAAATAGGGTTCTGGGGCAGAATACAAACCTTAGTTATTGA